GCGCCGAGACGGTGAGGCCCTGGCTGCCGAGTGTCCGCTGCTGCATGGCGTACTCCTGCCCATCAAGTAAAACCAAAACGTTTGCTTTGACCGAGTGTATGCCCGGAGGGCGCCCCTAGCCAAACAGAACGTTTTGGCTGGGTAACCTCAGAACATGACCTCTTCGTCGACCGCGGACTCGACCCGCGACCGCATCGTCACCGCGGCGCGGGCCGAGTTCGCCCGGTACGGGATCGCCGGCGCCCGCATCACCCGTATCGCCAAGGCCGCGAAGACCAGCACGGAACGGCTCTACGCGTACTTCCGCAGCAAGGAAGAGCTCTACGCCTTCATCGCCCAACGGGAGATGGCCGCGGTCTCCGAGGCGACCCGCCTGGACCCGACCAACCTGCCCGAGTACGCCGGCCGCGTGCACGACTACTTCATCCGGCACCCCGACCGCTACCGGCTCATGAGCTGGGGCCGGCTGGAACTGGCCGGCGCCACCGCCGACCCCGTGACCAGGGAGACCATCCGCCGCAAGACCGAGCAGCTCCGCAAGGCACAGGAGGCGGGCCGGCTGGACCCCTCCTGGGAGCCCATCGACATCCTCGTCTTCCTCAACCAGATCGCCATGGCCTGGGCGGGCCAGCTCGACCTGGTGGAC
This DNA window, taken from Streptomyces sp. NBC_00663, encodes the following:
- a CDS encoding TetR family transcriptional regulator; amino-acid sequence: MTSSSTADSTRDRIVTAARAEFARYGIAGARITRIAKAAKTSTERLYAYFRSKEELYAFIAQREMAAVSEATRLDPTNLPEYAGRVHDYFIRHPDRYRLMSWGRLELAGATADPVTRETIRRKTEQLRKAQEAGRLDPSWEPIDILVFLNQIAMAWAGQLDLVDAVADQIHDPSLTARRAAVVRAVERLFPATGA